Proteins from one Rosa chinensis cultivar Old Blush chromosome 7, RchiOBHm-V2, whole genome shotgun sequence genomic window:
- the LOC112176581 gene encoding zinc finger CCCH domain-containing protein 17 has protein sequence MVVGAQPKPQPQSQPQQLQQQQQQPQPQPEASAEEEALKRNTDCVYFLASPVSCKKGSECEYRHSEHALYNPRDCWFWLNGNCLNLKCSFRHPPLDGLLGSPAASSAGPSLPLSHTVTTPATNATFNSSKQAVPCIFFQRGFCSKADKCPFSHGPNPITSSKVPQAPAATHGTEPSSLKKIFGGIQKCTQVMKIPQVSASKIVGVPPQSKPAPKVETAPPRNGVGIERNVLVTRDFDDEALRYKARSVLPAMNGDSTGQANHFLRAHVSENHGFQNGKDVDEHLRESSPGFDVLVDDELGDSDYYHGEEQFGIKRGHDGRNLNSVNEYDLDCPTDYNSIADGDRERFRDPRGYDPYDQMQGRYAWDQHRASSERLLVGSAHSERRGYRKSDSPDHIDGSDLRHRLSKHRRGNGLRSIISNDYDGHVEERKSRPRRDSQQLPSHEGSLSSRLRGRIKLPGGSSPVNSSDLRQEREADRGRSRDRSREGLSPRRPQIMSHQGRLRDRIQGRVQEDYDNEVRNFGVVPRMRREIVDERSTEFSHPKRLSELKGGVDAEIREHSYLGKPNNVKMDNNQLSEGDLSFEGPKPLSEILKRKREAEAAAASGSRKRSSVNKQRNNEKEGPVRNPSGSETGAITMMHNSQSPVAKEETKSATTDAVGAENEKIDVAPGQSSEGHNDGELETEDGLIYDETLEDHELEGEDQREGEYDYEQGEDGEYTYEEGENADAEEEYLEEEDGDDFAKKIGVMFS, from the exons ATGGTAGTCGGCGCACAACCAAAGCCGCAACCGCAATCACAACCCCAACagctgcagcagcagcagcagcaacccCAACCCCAACCAGAGGCTTCTGCTGAAGAGGAGGCCTTGAAGAGGAACACCGATTGTGTCTACTTCCTTGCCTCGCCCGTCTCCTGCAAAAAG GGAAGTGAATGTGAATATCGCCACAGTGAACATGCTTTGTACAATCCTAGGGATTGCTGGTTCTGGTTGAATGGGAATTGCTTAAATTTAAAATGCTCGTTTCGGCATCCA CCTCTTGATGGTTTGTTAGGGAGCCCAGCTGCAAGTTCAGCTGGACCTTCTTTGCCTCTATCACATACTGTGACAACACCTGCAACCAATGCTACTTTCAACTCAAGTAAACAAGCAGTCCCCTGTATCTTCTTTCAAAGGGGATTTTGTTCAAAAGCTGATAAATGCCCCTTCTCACATGGACCAAATCCAATTACTAGTAGTAAAGTTCCACAGGCCCCAGCAGCTACCCATGGTACAGAACCTTCAAGTCTTAAGAAGATTTTTGGTGGCATTCAGAAGTGCACTCAAGTGATGAAGATTCCTCAGGTAAGTGCCTCAAAGATTGTTGGAGTGCCTCCTCAATCCAAACCTGCTCCAAAGGTTGAAACTGCACCACCACGAAATGGAGTTGGCATTGAGAGGAATGTACTAGTAACTAGAGACTTTGACGATGAGGCTCTTAGATACAAGGCAAGAAGTGTTTTGCCTGCTATGAATGGAGACTCTACAGGTCAGGCCAATCATTTTCTTCGGGCTCATGTATCAGAAAATCATGGTTTCCAAAATGGCAAGGATGTTGATGAGCATTTGAGGGAGTCTTCTCCTGGATTTGATGTTCTTGTAGATGATGAACTTGGAGATTCTGATTACTACCATGGTGAAGAACAATTTGGTATAAAAAGAGGTCATGACGGAAGGAACTTGAATTCTGTGAATGAGTATGATTTGGACTGTCCTACTGATTACAATTCAATTGCTGATGGTGATCGAGAAAGGTTTCGTGACCCACGAGGTTATGACCCTTATGATCAGATGCAAGGGAGATATGCTTGGGACCAGCACAGGGCTTCATCTGAGAGACTTCTAGTGGGCTCTGCTCATTCGGAGAGGAGGGGTTATCGTAAATCTGATAGTCCAGATCACATTGATGGTTCAGATCTGCGACATCGTTTGTCCAAACATAGGAGGGGAAATGGTCTGAGATCCATCATCAGCAATGACTACGATGGCCATGTTGAGGAGCGAAAAAGCCGTCCTCGTAGGGATTCACAACAATTGCCCTCACATGAGGGCTCCCTCAGCAGTCGTCTTCGTGGTAGAATAAAGCTTCCAGGTGGATCTTCTCCAGTCAATAGTAGTGACTTGCGCCAAGAGAGGGAAGCTGACAGAGGAAGGAGTCGTGACAGGAGTCGCGAGGGATTGTCACCCAGAAGGCCTCAAATTATGTCCCACCAAGGAAGGCTTCGAGACAGAATACAAGGAAGGGTTCAAGAGGACTATGATAATGAGGTTAGAAATTTCGGGGTGGTTCCTCGTATGAGGAGAGAGATAGTGGATGAAAGAAGCACAGAGTTTTCTCATCCAAAACGTCTCTCAGAGCTGAAAGGTGGGGTAGATGCAGAAATTAGGGAGCATTCTTACCTTGGAAAACCAAATAATGTGAAGATGGATAATAATCAGCTATCTGAAGGTGATCTCTCATTTGAAGGGCCAAAGCCTCTTAGCGAGATtctgaagaggaagagagaagctGAAGCAGCTGCAGCTTCTGGGAGCAGGAAAAGATCTTCTGTTAATAAACAACGCAACAATGAGAAAGAAGGCCCGGTGAGAAATCCAAGTGGCTCCGAGACAGGAGCTATTACAATGATGCATAACAGTCAGTCCCCTGTGGCCAAAGAAGAGACAAAGTCTGCAACCACTGATGCAGTTGGAGctgaaaatgaaaaaattgaTGTGGCTCCTGGCCAGTCTTCCGAAGGACATAATGATGGCGAGCTAGAGACTGAAGATGGTCTGATATATGATGAAACACTTGAGGACCACGAGCTTGAGGGTGAAGATCAGAGGGAAGGGGAATATGATTATGAGCAAGGAGAGGATGGTGAATATACTTACGAAGAAGGTGAAAATGCAGATGCTGAAGAGGAATACCTGGAGGAGGAAGACGGGGATGACTTTGCTAAGAAGATTGGTGTCATGTTCTCTTGA